The DNA region ATGGTTTTATTCAGGATTTTTTCGGTAGATTCGCCCTTTAATAACGCGATACCCTTACGGTGTAGAGTGAGAAGATTCTTTTCATTCCGCACTCCTAGGCAGCCGACTCTTTTAATTAAAGATACGCTACCACTCTATCTTCCGTAGTCGTTTTAAAGTGTAAATGATAGCGCGGTTATGGTCAGAGTCGCGGGAGATAGCTTCGCGCGACGACGAAGGGAGTAGCATCGTCGTTTTATCGAAACGAGGGGCAAAGAGCAGCGAAAGCAGTTACGAAAGGGCAGAAATGTTGTGGAAAGTAAGTAAAAGAAAGCGAATGAACGAAAGAAGTCAGGGAGTGAAGCAATTCTGATTttccttaaaaaaaaagaaatttccaaaatttatattacgataACGATTTCCCGTTTGCACGTGGTTTGATTAAACGCTTtcgttatttaaatttcttacgtttgcataaaaattttcGAGCAGattcgataaaatttcaattttaaattctcTTCGTTCTGTCGCAAATCCACCGATTCCTAACGTgtggtattttatatttaatactatatctttcattgtaatcgttgtttaaaaaaatgatatatatctGTCATTGTACACTACGTATAGTGTATTAGTTAGGGTTTATTGTTTAATACTTACTGCTATTACAGCACTGATACTTGGATATCGTACTTTCACCATCTATTGTAATGTTCCACTTTCGAGGGAAATATTCTActaattaattctttaatatCAAAAGCATTTTTTGTGTTGGAAACTAAATGATCGTGGAGTTTGTCAGGTGGCAATGACAAAatccaaaatttcatatttgtcAAGTAGAATATTCTAcaaattaattctttaatatCAAAAGCATTTTTTAGCTCCATACAAATGAAGGATTAAcgtacaataaaaatatcaaatatattgtattggaaactaagtgattgcggattttgccattaggtggcAATGACaatatccgcaatcacttagttgccagtccAATAGTTTCGTCGTGCCGAAGTATATCGTCATAAGTGAGAATTTCGAAAAGCGTACaaactatatggaaatttaagTTGCAATTTAAAGGACGATATGCacgatattataaaacattcaaatttataatttgtaatttatgcGAACGTAAAAGGGAAAAAGTAGGAGGTCGTGCTCAAGAAAATGAACATCTTAGATGAAGGATAAAAACATTCAGAAGGTCCTTGCGGTTTAGCCATTGCGTTtcccctttctttcctttcttttttttccccctttcaTCCGAGACCCTTGCACGCGAAAATGGCACTGCCTGCGTTAATTATGTCAGCAGATGGAACTCTGTAAATGGAAATCGCATCCCTTGACGATTTTCCAGGGTTTTGATGATAACATCGATAAGACTATACGACCGAAAGAACGAGTTCTTACGCTACCTGAGGCAGCCTTGTAATTCCAAAGATTACGAAAATACGAGTTTCGGACGAGTGGCATTCTATCGAATCgtttatcaatttatatcgtcaAATTTACATTGCCATTCGCtgttatgaaacatttttcaaaagCAGACGTAACTTTCGAGAAAATTACTGGAAAATATCAACTTTACCTTGCATTTTCagtagaatgaaattttattgcttCTCTTTAACGTTTCTCTTCGATCTTCTAAAGCTTAGAATACGAAAATTCGGGTCGCTTGTTTCTTGGAAAAGGAGCTTGGATTTTTTAATCACCACAGTTCAAACGAATATTCAAACATTTTACATTTAACAAGTACACTATTATCATCAACGTCACCGGCAAAGACTCGATCGAATAAtccaaatgaaataaaaattcgcaCGATAAGATTCGAGACTGATTCGCAAGATCTTCACTGTTCGCGTACGATTTCCCATAAAATGTACGTTGAAAAAAGACACACACGCGATAAAAGTACGACGACAAATTAACCTTCGCTCGTCTAAAGAGAGCAAGCGCTTGAAATATCAATCTAAATAATAAGCAGTAAACCGGTGAGATTTGCAGGCCAATATCCTATCGGCAGGGTTGCGCAATAATCGAACGCGAACTGTCGTTGTATTATGAAACGCTGGAACGAGGAAACGCACTCGCCGGTATTTTGCATCGCGATTATTTCCAATCGGAGCCATCCGCAATGCCTATAAAGGAAACAGAAGGTGTCTGTTTCAATAAAGAACGGAATATCGAGTACACGGGGTATTCCGGGGCGCGGACATAAATTTCCCAGTCTACCTAATTGAAAGGGGAAAAGAAAACTGAGACGAGAAGAAAGTTTGCCACTTGGAGCGACGAGGAGGAAGGGAGGTGAAAACTGGAAAAGAGACGAATAGAATCGGTTTgtaagagagaaaagaggaaagatacGAGGGAAGAGAACCGCTTCGGGATATGTTAAACGGCTCGAGAATAGCCGGTTGCCGTTCTCCAAATAAACGACGCCAGAAGCGGTGAGGGCACACGGTAGCTTTTCGAAACAAGATTCTTCGTGTCGATGTAACTTACGATTCTCACGGCTGTTCAGCCAAATCCCTACTAACTTACTTCCACCCACGAGAACGTCATTTAGGCTACTGCCCCGAAGTATCTGAATATCTGCTTATTTTTGTGAACGTACCTTTTAATTGCAAGATCAGTCGTTCTACGTTTGTTTggaaaattagaatatttcatgtatatatttaattgaaCGTTCGTAGAACTGGCGCGTGTATTATTGGACGTATACTACTTGGTCTTGCGGTATCGTGGTATAATACGTAGCGCAGGTGTGATGCTTGgcaattgtaaatttcaatggcAGCAAATTAGTAGCGAGATGGGAATACAGTTTTAGTCTGGTTACTCTTGGAATTGCGGACTAAAATGGTAAAATTTTggcaaaatttcataattattccTCTCTGATCACGAGTCCCAGCAACGTACGGTACAGCGATCCTGCGTATAACGCGTTACTCTTGGAACACGAGTCGAGAATTGGTGAAAATCTGGCAGAAAGTGCCACGTGATGAGAATTTTGGGAAATAAACAACGTCGTTCGATATTTCTCGCAGCAAAAGTATGTCTGCTGTCTGAGAAATTGCGTGAATTTTGGAATACCGtgatctttcgtttatttttagatCGCCAAGTATCAGCCCTCGAGAAGTTTTTCCTGCTATAGGAAAATAGCAACTCGAACACTTTCtcacttttaattaattattcgttgTTCTAAGAAGCATATTTCTCCTAATCGTGAAAAAATCGTGTACTTACACGCCATTTATTAGGAACCTAATTGTACTGTTGCTccatttataaatgaaaatttgtattcaaATCAAAAGTTTTTCTCTCAGATTGTTTCTCCGTGATATAAATTGCAATGACTAAATTTGGTACGGTTATTGCGATAAATTAATTACTTGGATTATTTTTGATAGTTACGTTCGCATGTTCTTATGGTTTGATAGTTGCCTGTCGAATTTCCAACGTCCTTTATCGAACGTATTTCGCTAGATGCTGTCggtttttaattaatacagaAATTGAGATACATCGCAAACTCGATACGCTATGTATAGAATTAAATGATTCTTTCGATTATCGATAATTAAGATTTGCGGACTTTCCGTTTCAAAGTGTCGATCGATTTATCATATTCTTTGAACACGCTTAATCGACTGAATTTGAATGAATTCAGAAGAACGATGCATCGTGTGCAAGTtcgtatgaaaataatttttactatgAAACAGGTTTCCTTAAAATTTATGTTAACGTGGAAGGTACGTAACAGGTGTAACCACTCGACACAGTTTATTTGACTTCAGCATCCGGAATCTTCTTTGTAAACTAACATTTTTCAGTCTCACAATTCTTTTGGACCACGGTTGATAAATGTTTCTTTTAAGAACGAATATATCCGACGTGTGTTGGATAtgcgaatataataaaattacgcgaaacgaaaattaattacGCTATAAATCCGctgaattttatgaaaattcttcATCGATCTACAGCGAAAGAACGTTTAAAATTAGCATACTCGATTAGTGTGAGTAACTTTTGTACTAAACATTTTCTATCGTGTTAACTTATTTTGAGGTCTATGTCACATTTTTCGTTGCTTTCGTTGAATATAATTCTATTTCGTAATGTCATGGTGCCTTTTTGTCCCTCTTCTCTCTGAAACAATCTTCTGCTCGCCATGTACAAGCTTTAATCGCGCGAAATTCTTAATTCGCTTACTGACATTCTTAGGTATCTCGTTGTTAAGAAGaattagaatagaatagaatagaaagcGGATAAACAAACGTTTGAAATAAAGTATGCGTGGTTTAATTTGTGACAGGATGACAGTAACAGGATGTAATCGTGTTTCAGGCAAAAAGAAATTTCCATCGGATCCGTCCTGTTGCCCAGCGTGCGGAGTAACTGTAAGGCCGCAGGAATTGGAGCAACATTTCGCTCAGGAACTCGACCGACTTTACAAGATATCGTCGGCATCCTCTCGAGCGCGAGCGCCAAGGTCGAGTTTGCCTCCTGGCCATCCTCAAGACCATCCCCATGGACCGATGCTCCATGCCCCATCAGCCGCTGATGGAACGCCTCATGGAAGATGGGAGACTTACAAGAGAATTAAAGCCAATAGACAGGTAAATAAATAGTATAGCATCGTGGACAAATGGCTTAAGAAATATCAGGTGAAATATTGCGGGAAGGTTTAAGTGCCGTTAGGCCAAAAAGGTTCTGGCAGTTTTTATCAGGTGAACCGtaaacaatgttgcgagaaGGCCTATGTGTCGTTAGACCAAAAGGGCCTTGCAGCTTTACCGGGTGGTTGCCACCTGCAGAGTTGTAAGTGGAGAGTCGAGTTGAGATAGTTGAAATAGTTGTGAGATTTCAGTTGAGTTGAGATAGTTGTGAATTAACAGTTGAGTTGAGATAGTTGTGAGTTGACAGTTGAGTTGAGATAGTTGTGAATTGAGATTTGAGTTGAGATAGTTGTGAGTTGAGAATTGAATTGAGATAGTTGTGAGTTGACAGTTGAGTTGAGATAGTTGTGAATTGAGATTTGAGTTGAGATAGTTGTGAGTTGAGAATTGAGTTGAGATAGTTGTGAGTTGACAGTTGAGTTGAGATAGTTGTGAATTGAGATTTAAGTTGAGATAGTTGTGAGTTGAGAATTGAATTGAGATAGTTGTGAGTTGACAGTTGAGTTGAGATAGTTGTGAATTGAGATTTGAGTTGAGATAGTTGTGAGTTGACAGTTGAATTGAGATAGTTGTGAGTTGACAGTTGAGTTGAGATAGTTGTGAGTTGACAGTTGAATTGAGATAGTTGAAGAGTTGAATGTTGAATGTTGAATGTTGAATGTTGAATGTTGAATGTTGAATGTTGAATGTTGAATGTTGAATGTTGATGAATTGAAAGTTGAGTTGAGATAGTTGTGAGTTGAGATTTGAGTTGAGATAGTTGTGAGAAGAAAGTTGAGTTGAGATAGTTGTGAGTTGACAGTCGAGTTGAGACAGTTGTGAGTGGAGAGTCGAGTTCTGAGGAGTCGAGTCGTGAGTTGACAGTCGAGTGGTGAGAAATTGAATTGCGAGGAATCGAGAGTTGAGTTGCCGAGTTGTTTTGAGTTGTAGTTAACAATTATTTACTACTATACAGTCATAGATTAGCAAATAACATACACTAAAGTTAAGTTTGTAATACGTTTTAACAAAGTCAGCGTTAAACATCGTATAAATATGAAGGAGAATGTAAAAACAATCAGCCTGAAGTTGAGAAATTCattcatttaaaattaaatcccTGGGGGAACAAAAAAATGTCCTTGTcgcttaaaaattaattacccAATCAGTTCTGCCgaagataaaaaaatacatttcctCTTATTAATTTGTCGATGTTATTCTTTGATTTTATATCAACTTTTATTctgaattttgttgatataGCGTGATTACGCCTGTCACGATATTTCTAAAAAGTGTTTCGTAAATATGTGCAGGCCAGAATCCGTGTGAAGAACCGGAAACGGAAAGCGGATGAACCTTCTTGCCCCGTTTGTAGCGAGAGGCTATCTGGCACGCCGGAGGAATTGAATCAGCACGTCGAACGATGCTTGAACAAACACAATAATGGAAATCCCGCTGGTCAGAATAATTTGGACGAAGAGGAGGTGGACGTGGAGGGCGATGCTGAAACTTTCGAAGAGTATGAATGGGCTGGTCAAAGAAGAGTGCGAGCAACGTCGATGCTTGTCGGAGGATTTTCTGGTAAGCTAAAGCGAATAAATCGTTCTTCAACAAGATCTATAGCTTTCATTTTCGTAATATCACATTTTCCTACTCGTATtcgtgtttctttttaaatcctattatttctgtataatttttcttgaaaaattaaaaacactGTACGAATAAACTTTTCTTCCTCTTGAATCCATACGTGTGacaattgttaaataaatggtacatttatactgtacgtgTGAGAGTGCACATGAGCCTCGAAGGACGTGCAGGTCTCAGTTGAGGAAAAAGCAATCAAAAGCGATTGAAAGTGggtaaaagttattaaaaacCATTAGAAGTTATTAGAGGCGAtcagaagaaaacaaagaagcAAGCGAGTAGGTTGTCGAATCCTTCAGAGAGTAACATACATGTAGAGctaaataatttgtaaagaaatttgaaactttttgTTTTTCCAAATCCTCTCTATACCTTAACAACAATGACGCGTGATAATCACTGACTTAAATCATCTGGCATTTGGATTGAAAGGAATCAATGATTATTGGACTTAAACAATCGCATATTACAATATTGTAACCTGatgaattaattaaagattcaaattaataattttctcttttcaacAAAACATCGAACGTTGTATGAAATTTGTAGAAATGTTGATTGCTTGTTGCGTTCGTAGCTGCAGGTTTGGCGACCTCATCGAGCAATCGTTCAGCCGCTGGCAACGGTGGATCTAATCAGCAGGAAGAGGAAGACGTGGACCTGGTGGTCGATGGCGACGACGCCGCCGAGTTTGGACCTGCACAGTATTCCGAAGCTGATGTGATCGCGCCACGTATGGATGGCACGCCGAGAGAGCAAAAGGAAAGAGACGCTCTTCGAGAAGCCGTGATATCGCCAAACGCGTCCAACACGCCTCACACGCCGCACACGCCCGAACAAATCGGTCAAGGTTTGGTCGAGGTGAAACCGGAACCAGGAACGGCAACTCCTCTTGGCCAGAACGAACAAGACGAGAGTGCCTCGACGTCGCCTAGAAGGGACGGTGACACGCCAGTGATCGAGGCTCTTCGAGGCAGAATTCGGGAATTAGAAGCGGAAATGCGTGGCCAACCATTTAAGTGTCTCATTTGCATGGTAAGTTCTTGTTAGTGACAGATTCATTAGCGTAGGTGATTATGGAAGTGGCATAAATCGTATATTTTACGTTTCGAGATACTTAACGTTGTGCTCTTGACGTCTAAACTGACTATTATCGTTTAGCGAGGCAACAACCAACTAGATACAACGGTTGAATTTCTGCCACTTTGCAAAGATCATTTCAGATTATCGTAATGTAAATTCAAAATGATAcacgcatttttctttttagattctTTAGATTCCTGATTTAGACCACGACTGTCGTAGTTTATTAACTTCCCAATGGGACTACAAGTCTTTCGGTTACATATCTTCTCTTACAAACTGCATCTCTTCCTCCAATTCTTCATGCCAACTTACATAGATCCTCCGTTTATGAGTTTTTTGCAGCTATTAAGTTATTAGAGACCAAACAGTAAAATGTAGTAAAAGGCATTTCATTTTCATGGTTATATTCCAaaatgatttttcaaattttggaATCTCTTCATGCCatgatatttaatacatttttatttgttacaaaagCATACTCATATAATGATATGTacatgtattgggttggcaactaagtgatcgcaaTCACtggttatttttcaaattttggaATCTCTTCATgccataatatttaatacattttcaCTTGTTACAAAATACTCATATACGGATATAATATAACTAAATgatcgcaatcacttagttgccagttCAATATATTAAACCTGCTGTCATCCTCATTTCTTCTTCGATTAGTATCTCTTCGGATATCTTCTTTTTACCAAACTATTTTATTCATAGAAAGCGTGGAATACATCCAACAAATTTAGttggataataaaatatttaaagactatgtatattgtaataatatctgTTGAAATATAACACTTTTGGGTCATGTAGAACTAAGAAAGACAGCAGGTTtaaaatgtaacattatactgtctattataaatatatttactggatattatttattttacacttCTCATAGATCTAGCTTCTTGAAACGttgtctctttctttttaatatttctgttCTCAAATTTTTCACTTGGTAATTCTCCTGTTTCTTCTGCTCACGTAGCAATCTTACTAAATAATTTCCAAGACTGAGAAAACACAGAAGCAATAAATATGAAGTTCGTTGCTTgctaattaacaaaaatatttcattcttttatgtCCTCAGGAACAGTATAAAAAACCTGTGACTTCGGTTTGCTGCTGGCACGTTCATTGCGAACAATGCTGGTTGCACACATTGGTGAGTTACGAGTATTTtgctaaatttacatttataatacgtctttgaatataatttctcttttcttttctttattatagTAATTCGTATATGAAACATTCTCACCAAATAGAAAGTATACTttgacaaaatttcatttaattaatttatttgaactatttattatttctagaatttcagttaataaaattgaaattccgaataaaaattgaagaaaggCATTGATCCTTGTCTAAATGACATATTAACAATTCTTTCTCTGACATGTTGCTCTCGAATCATCTATGGAATATATTCTAAACTTTTGCTTCGCTGTTATcttatacgttacataaaaaatgtacgtttcattgatatttaaataaacttacaTTAaacatgaaataattaatagtaaatCTCATATgtttcatcattttatataaacacGATTAAATAATCGTTCGATATGCGATCAAATTATCATCCTCGTTAAAACCTAGTATTATTTCTCGATAGAAATTGTTCCTGTCaaaattcttctttcttctctcctcaaaaaaaaaagaaaaacgcccATTGCGATATAAACGTTTTTCAACTTCAATCgcattgaattattttattcgattacaCTTTGATTTAACTTACAACTGTCAGAGAAAGAAAGTTGAGAATAGATAGGAAAAAATTTGTTGAGGAGAGTTGTCCCTTTCAGGGTGCGAAAAAGCTGTGTCCACAATGCAACATGATAACGTCGCCTTCAGATTTGCGACGTATCTACATGTGAAGGAAGTCGCGTGTGCCAAACAAGAAATTGGGTTGTCCGTAGAAAAATAATGGTCGATTTTTTGCCAAAGAATCGACGCGTTTCGATATGACTCGATCGTGTAAATATCTGTATATATTTATGCGTCACGTTAAATTAACTCCTTCTAGATTTACCACGTACGAATTATGCACTTAGTAGCGTTAGTAAGTTAA from Bombus terrestris chromosome 14, iyBomTerr1.2, whole genome shotgun sequence includes:
- the LOC100643542 gene encoding E3 ubiquitin-protein ligase Rnf220, which translates into the protein MDNSAYVPNHLPPPSLVVFSQAGGLPEALRMQRPFNPQVTDSKDLQVPFSTAASLGYGLHHMLHLPPQFLHPLDHRLPFGGFRPLGPSAFAPPSKCLKVETGNGPVTGSGLPSIGSLSSMSNMFSPSSLSSASGGAVVSVSGASASIGGVGGVGGVGGGASAAAAQEVAPQSPAGSTSRSPTGTGTGSVPNRGTTPEDEDRDANATPGSENTERSTPEEGRPYRLGPVFGGRCGAEALGLGLGLSLGPAYRFALPPGLAAKTTRCLVFDQGKKKFPSDPSCCPACGVTVRPQELEQHFAQELDRLYKISSASSRARAPRSSLPPGHPQDHPHGPMLHAPSAADGTPHGRWETYKRIKANRQARIRVKNRKRKADEPSCPVCSERLSGTPEELNQHVERCLNKHNNGNPAGQNNLDEEEVDVEGDAETFEEYEWAGQRRVRATSMLVGGFSAAGLATSSSNRSAAGNGGSNQQEEEDVDLVVDGDDAAEFGPAQYSEADVIAPRMDGTPREQKERDALREAVISPNASNTPHTPHTPEQIGQGLVEVKPEPGTATPLGQNEQDESASTSPRRDGDTPVIEALRGRIRELEAEMRGQPFKCLICMEQYKKPVTSVCCWHVHCEQCWLHTLGAKKLCPQCNMITSPSDLRRIYM